In the Geoalkalibacter sp. genome, ACACCCTGACGCCGAGGGAGGTGCCCTCCGGACAAAATTCCTCGCCGATATCGACGGTGTGCAGGGTCTTCTGGTCGGTCTCGCGATCCACGACAAGAATACGCACGGCTTGCCACTGACCCTTGACTTCGGGAGGGATCACCACATGGGCACGTTGGGCAGCGGGGATGGAGACGGCCTCCATGACCCGCGGAGCAGCCGCGGACGGCTCATCCCTGGTTTCGGTGCACGCGAAAAGCAGCAGCGGCGCAAGGATCAACGCCAGCATCCGCAAAAGCCGTCGGTCAATTGCTTGCAACGGGAGTGATGCCATCGAGCCAGGCCAGGAAAAAGGCGAAGGGACTGCCGGAGGGAATGAGAAATAAAATGGCGGAGAGGGAGGGATTCGAACCCTCGGTACGGGTTTACCCCGTACACTCGCTTAGCAGGCGAGCGCCTTCGACCTACTCGGCCACCTCTCCGTAAAACCTGCTGTGTATTTGGTTGTTGAAACTGCTTCTAATCCTACCTGTGCTTTTAACTTGGCGGAGGAGGTAGGATTCGCCGCCTCTGTCGCCGCCCTCACGGCGGCTCCGGCGTCGGCTCCCCTGCGCTCGCTGACGCGGCCCATCCGGGGCCGCTATTCTGACATCAAGTCAGCGCTCGCTCCGCTTCGAATCCTACCTGTGCTTTTAACTTGGCGGAGGAGGTAGGATTCGAACCCACGGAGCTTTCGCTCAACGGTTTTCAAGACCGCCGCCTTAAACCACTCGGCCACTCCTCCGCAGGCCTTCAATTCTTGCTGATGCGCTCCAGGCCGCCCATGTAGGGCCGCAGGACCTGGGGGATGAGCACCGAACCGTCTTCCTGCTGGAAGTTTTCCAGAATCGCCACCAGGGTACGTCCCACCGCCAATCCCGAACCGTTGAGAGTGTGCACGAACTCGGGCTTGGCGCCCTCCTCGCGGCGGAAGCGGATGCTCGCGCGGCGCGCTTGGAAGTCGCGGAAGTTGGAGCAGGAGGAAATCTCGCGATAGGCCTCCTGGCCCGGCAGCCAGACTTCGATATCGAAGGTGCGGGCGGCGGAAAAACCCAGATCGCCGCTGCACAGATCCACCACCCGGTAGGGCAACTCCAGAAGCTGCAACACCTTCTCGGCATGCCCGAGAAGCAGTTGCAACTCGGAGTCGGAGTCCTCGGGACGGGTGAACTTGACCAGCTCGACCTTGTTGAACTGATGCTGACGGATCAGACCGCGCACGTCGCGCCCGTGAGATCCGGCTTCCTTGCGAAAGCAGGGGGTGTAGGCGGTGTAGCACAGGGGCAGTTGCGCGGCGGCCAGGATTTCATCGCGGTGAATGTTGGTCACCGGCACTTCGGCCGTCGGCACCAGAAAGAAATCGACATCGTCGGTATGAAAAAGATCGCTCTCGAACTTGGGGAGCTGTCCGGTCCCCGTCATGGAGTCCCTGTTTACCATAAAGGGCGGCAATACTTCAACATATTTGTGCTCTTGCGTGTGCAGGTCGAGCATCAGGTTGATCAGTGCGCGCTCCAGGCGCGCACCGGCGCCACGCATGAGGGAAAAGCGCGCGCCGGTGATCTTGCCGGCCCGCTCGAAATCGATGATGCCGAGCGCTTCGCCCAGATCCCAGTGGGCCTTGGGGGTGAAGGCAAAGCTCGGCGGCACGCCCCAGCGTCGCACCTCGCGGTTGTCGTTCTCGCTGGTGCCGACGGGCACCTCCTCGTGAGGCAGGTTGGGAATCTGCAGGAGAAGTGCCTGCAAGGCGTCCTCGGCGGTCTTGAGCTCGGCGTCGAGGCCCTTGATGCGCTCGGAAACCTCCTTCATGCGCGCGATGTCGCCCTGCACCTGGCTTTTGTCCTTGGTGCGTCCGATGAGGGCCGACACCTGGTTGCGCTCGGCCTTGAGGGTTTCGGCTTCCTGCAAGAGAATGCGACGGCGCTGGTCGAGCTCGCGAAAATTCGCCAGGTTGAGTTCGCCGCCACGCAGCTGCAAGCGCCGCTCCGCCTCGTCGAGATGATCACGCAGGTATTTGAGATCGAGCATGACTGGCCTTCTTTCGGGAATTGGCAAAGCAGGTATTATTAACACCTCATGAGGCGCGCGTCAACCAGCGAAAATCGGCTACTTGCGTCCACGCACCCACCAGTCGCTGTTCTCGTCGAACCACCAGCGCGTCGAATCCGTGGCCCAGATGGTTTCGGCCAGCCGCTTGGCGCTCTCGGTGCGCAGGCGCCGCACCGCGAAGGGATACCATTCGTCGGCGTAGCGGTTGCCGAGATCCTTGTATTCCTTGAGCGCGAGAATCATCTCCAACTGGTCGGCGTCGTGGGCGATGCGCGCCTCGGGTGTCTCGCCGGCGGCGAACTCGGCGAGCAGGGCGCGATAGTCGTCGCCGAAAGGCAGGGTGCGGGCGAGATCGTCCACGGCGCGTGCCTCATCGGCCTGCACGTATTTCTTGTTGACGTAGTTGAGATCGCCGGTGCGCGCCTCGGGGATGTCGTGAAACAGGCACAGGGCCAGCACCCGCCCCACATCGACGCCGCCATCCAGACGGGCCAGGGAATAGCCGATGAGGGTGGCGCGAAAGATGTGCTCGGCCACCGATTCGGCGCCCGAACCGAGAAACTGAAAACCGGTGCGCGGGGTGCGCTTGAGCATGCCGGCTTCGAAAAAGAAATTGGCGAGATTTTTCATAACCACCCTACCCCAAGCGGATGAGACAGGCCCCGGCGAGAATCAACAGGGCGGCGGCGAAGCGGATGCGCCCGCAGCTTTCGCGCAGAAACAGCACGCCGATGAGCACGCCGATGAGCAGACTGACCTGGCGCACCGGCACGGCGTAGCTGACCGGCGCCAATTGCAGGCCGTAGCGAAAGGTGAGAAAGGAGCCCATCATCACCGGCCCGGAAATCAGAATCAGATGGCGGCTGCGCCGCCACTCGCCGAGCACCCGCCCACGGTAGCGCGGCCGCAGCAGGTTGGCGCTCATGAACACCAGCATGAACATGACCAGCAGGTAGGTGAAGTGAAAGGGCGGATAGATCATCA is a window encoding:
- the serS gene encoding serine--tRNA ligase — translated: MLDLKYLRDHLDEAERRLQLRGGELNLANFRELDQRRRILLQEAETLKAERNQVSALIGRTKDKSQVQGDIARMKEVSERIKGLDAELKTAEDALQALLLQIPNLPHEEVPVGTSENDNREVRRWGVPPSFAFTPKAHWDLGEALGIIDFERAGKITGARFSLMRGAGARLERALINLMLDLHTQEHKYVEVLPPFMVNRDSMTGTGQLPKFESDLFHTDDVDFFLVPTAEVPVTNIHRDEILAAAQLPLCYTAYTPCFRKEAGSHGRDVRGLIRQHQFNKVELVKFTRPEDSDSELQLLLGHAEKVLQLLELPYRVVDLCSGDLGFSAARTFDIEVWLPGQEAYREISSCSNFRDFQARRASIRFRREEGAKPEFVHTLNGSGLAVGRTLVAILENFQQEDGSVLIPQVLRPYMGGLERISKN
- a CDS encoding DUF2155 domain-containing protein, whose protein sequence is MLALILAPLLLFACTETRDEPSAAAPRVMEAVSIPAAQRAHVVIPPEVKGQWQAVRILVVDRETDQKTLHTVDIGEEFCPEGTSLGVRVLAFLPDFIMHGLTMTSSSNQLNNPGVQIRIRDADEELFVGWLFSLYPEAHAYYHPRYGFALVDFIPAAADEHPEK
- a CDS encoding HD domain-containing protein; protein product: MKNLANFFFEAGMLKRTPRTGFQFLGSGAESVAEHIFRATLIGYSLARLDGGVDVGRVLALCLFHDIPEARTGDLNYVNKKYVQADEARAVDDLARTLPFGDDYRALLAEFAAGETPEARIAHDADQLEMILALKEYKDLGNRYADEWYPFAVRRLRTESAKRLAETIWATDSTRWWFDENSDWWVRGRK